TCGCCATTCGTGCCGATCCACAATACGCCCGACCGATCGAGGAGCAGGGCATGAAAATAATTCCGGTAGTCGATCCGGGAAGCCGTCCAGATGGGTTGGATATGGTCGTCCGTCGTTAGACGGTAGACAGTCATCCCATATGTAAAGTAAATGTTTTTATCGGCAGCCTCATAAATCAGTCCGGCATGGACATGAATTGATCCCGGAATCGGAATAGAGCGAAACTGGTGGGTTTTGGGGTTGAAGAAAATGAGTTGTTGAAGGCCTGTTATGATAATTTCACCATTGCTCCGCTGGATCAGGTGGGTATCATAGTAGGTTTCTAACGTTTTATTGACCTGCCCCAGGCCAGGATGCGGCCAATCCTGAAATTGACCAGTTTGGGGTACAAATTCAAGCAAATGGCCCGTTGTGACGGCAAAAAGATGCTGTTGCGTAGTCTGTAATAGCGATTTTTGCGAGAAGTAGATAGTTGTCCTGGCCGATTGCGGAAAGGGGTGTGATTGCAACTGCTTGGTTTTCCGATTGAAGCCCACCAACTGGTAGGGTAACCGGCCCCAAAGTTGGTCTTCCTGCCCGGTCAAAATCGTTCTGGGGCTTTTTTCCAGTGGCTTCGGAATAGTCAGGTCGGTAAACCGTTCGGTAAATGGGTTAAATAACTGGATATGCCAATTTTCAAATTGAATTAATAGGGTAGTGTCCGAAACCGTTTGAAGCGATAAGATGACATTGCTGGCCAGTGAATGGGGATTAAAGGGCTGTTTGCGAAACACCTTAAATTGTCGCCCGTCATAGCGGGCAAGCCCGTCGCGGGTGGCCACCCAGATAAAACCGGCTTTGTCCTGAACCAGCCCCGAGACGTAATATTCAGGTAAGCCTTGCTGGAGGCCCAGGTTATGGATTGTAAAAGGTTGGGCGGACAAGCGGCCGCTCCATAACAACCCAACTACAAAGAGCCAATAACAGAATTTCACGGATTGGAGAGAGGAAAGACGTTTAAAAATACGTCTGCAGACCCAATTAGTCAAATCAAAAGGGTTTTTCGATCAACTCGAATTCAATGCGTCGACTGGTATCTTACGAGAGAAAATCACTTAGGCGTTTGATGGTTCCCTGGTAATTGGAGAATAATATCAGGTCGCGTTCCTAAACAAGGATCAAGTTATAAAGTTGTGGAGCATCTTGGATTAAGTATATAACTGAGTTAGCCGATGCAGAAAGAACTCCACGTTTCCAACCCCTCGAAGCTGACTTCGAACGCTTTGATCTTGGGATTGAACGACTCGGCCGAGGCATTGGTACGGCGGTTGTCAAAGTAGTTCAAAATCGTTTGATTCTGAATGGAACGGGCTACTGGGTTTAAGGCTTTAAACCCGGTTTGGCGTACCTTTTCATGCCATTTAGCCAAGAGGGCTAAGCCGTAAAGTTTATCGGTGGTGTTTTCAAAGATGTGGCTTAGGGACTGACTCAATTCATAAGTTATCTTCAAATCGGGATACCGATCAAACAGTAGTGTGGCTCGTTCTTGTTGGCTAATCGTCCAATCCTCTGGCTTTTTATAGAGCACATAGCGACTGCGAGCCAGCAAGTGTTTCGCCGTATCCCCATTAGAAAGTAGTTCCGCTTGATAGTCGATCTGGTTAAGCTTGGCCTGCTACAGAGCCTGATTTTCGGCTTCCAGGGCTTGCCAGCGATAGGCAATGCGCATCTCTTGAACGGCCTCCAACGCTAATTGTAGCACATGAAATCGGTCAGTTACCTGAGTGGCTTTGGAAAGCATTTCTTGACAATCAGCCCCATGTTAACCGTAAGCTCTTTGATCTTTTTGCGCTGATTTTTAGGTGACTTTCGCAACACCTCAATGACAGTATCGGCTTTAGTGCCCGCCACAATGGCCACCATACTGCCTTTGTGGCCGTTGGCTGCCTTGTTGGTGAGGGTGGTATAGAGTTCTCCCTGTGACAGACTCGTTTCATCCAGTGACAGATGCGTACCCAGGTTTTGGGGATAAAGCAACCAGGCTTTGGCATGTTGCTTTTGATTTCAATTGGTAAAACCACTCTGATAATCAAGGTATTGGCGTAATAGAATTTTGCCGCCAACGCCATAAAATCCCCCGATGGCGCTGATGTTAGTCGGGTTGATATTGACTGATGCCTTTTAAAAAAGCCGCGAACTCACTCGTCATCCGCGTGCCATCAGCCACCTGAGTCCAGTCTCGATACACGCCTTTGCCGGTTTTGGTATTGAGCCAGCGACGACGCTTGATATGGAGGAACACCTGGTGACCAACGATAGGAAAGTCCTGAAGGGTGATGGTGGAGAAGAAGCCTTTGGAAAGTAGGTTTCGGCGTTGGGGGGGCATTCTGGTCGGCATTTTCTCCTCGATATGAACGTGGAAAACACCGTCCTGACGGTCGATAGAAGTCAGTTCAAAATTTTGCAGAATAAACTCAGGCAATAGAAACTGAATGATGGGTAAGAAGCTTTCCAAAACAACTCGGTTTGATTAAACGCACAAACCTAGAAAAATGCAACGCACTCCACAACTTTTGGTTTTGATCCACAATTTCAGAACAAATTGCTCAAACGAATTGCCCATAAAATAAAAAAGCACTCACGCTGAAAACGTAAGTGCTTGATGTTGAGAGAGCCAGTGGAGGGATTCGAACCCCCGACGCGCTTGCGCATCCTGATTACAAATCATGATAAGATTGTTTTTTCTATTAATCGTATATTTATTTGTTGAATATTATACTACTGATTTACAAGATATTAGTGTTAAAAGCTTTATTTATATTTATTTGTATTATGTGCTAAATTGTTAATTTTGTATTGCAAGTTGTATTGCAACTTCTAGCAACTTGCAATACAGCATGAGCAAAGCGACAGTTAATTTATTCTTCGATAAACGGGCAAGTAAGGCAGGGGAGGGAGTTATAAAGTGGTTGGTTTGCCTTGATAGAAAGCAGCGACTATTTACTACTGGCCAAAGGGTTACCACTGATGAATGGGCATTTTTGCAAGCCAGCAAAAATAAGCTGGACAACCGCATTAAAGACGAAGAAAAGCGCGCTCTATGGCACCGTATTTACGGCGATCAGTTCACGGATGAATCCGGCAAAAAGCAGACTGGCTATTTCAAACGTGCTCAGGACATTGTAGACCAGTTAGGCAGTCAGTTTAGCTTTGATGCTTTTGCCAATGATATAGTCAACTATGGTAAAGATAAAGAAGTGCCAGTTGAACAAGCTGATGTTATAGCTGCTTTACAGGCTCAGTCAGCCAAGATGAAAAAAGCAGATCGGATAGGGAACGCTGAGCTTTTTGACTTGTCAGCCAAGTCTCTACGTCGATTTGTAGACTCGTTCAGCGATGAAGAGCGTAAGGAATTTCTTGGTATACCACTATCACACCGAAAAATAACTGAGCCTCGCCAGCCCGATATATTACGGTTTGAGCATTTAACACCTAATTTTCTGACCACCTATGAGCAGTGGATGCAGAAACATGGAAATGTTCGTAAACCAGGTGTAGGTGCAAGTCTGACTACCATAGGGATATACCTACGCCATCTTCGTGCTGTTGTCAATGATGCTATAGAAGCGGATATTGTGCCTCGTAATGCTTACCCATTCGGGCCTAATGGCTATGTTATACCGGCTGGTTCGAACCCAAAGAAAGCATTGGCTAAGGCCGACATTGACAAATTCAAAGCCTATCAGCCATTACCTGGTACAATGGAGCAACGCAGCCATGATCTATGGCTATTCACCTATTACTGTAATGGCATTAATCTGACTGACATTTGCCATCTAACATGGAGCCAGGTAGACTTGAAGGGAGGGAAGTTATCATTTGTGCGGCAAAAAACTAGCCGAAGTCGTAAGCAGAACCAGACACAGATTATAGCCCATTTGCGGCCTGAAACACTCGCTATTATTGACCGATGGGCAATTGCTGATAAAAGCCCCAATAGCTACGTGTTTCCCTTTCTAACGTCTGATATGGATGCCAGAAGGCGTAAAGATATTGTCAAGCAAATAACGCTCATTACAAACCGCTGGACACGCAAAATAGCAAACTCACTCGGAATCGAAGCAGATACAACCACGTATTCAGCTAGGCACAGTTTTGCGACTGTATTACTTAAGTCCAAGGCTTCTCTTGCCTTTATCAGTAAGTCATTAGGGCATACTAATCTAAAGACTACTGAGAGTTATTTAGGTTCGTTTGATGATGAGGAAGCGAAATCTTTCTTAGAGGCTCTTTAATTTATTATAACATCTATGACTATTTACGACGGAGATCCTGAACAAGGCGGAAAGCCTTTAAAGTATACAGGAAGCAAGGCCTTCCATGAAGGGATAATGAAACCTTATAATGAGTACCTAGAACGGCAGGGAAAACCCATACCAGTACCCACGCATGATTACCAATTGCTTAAAGAACACAGACAAAAGAAGTACAACCAAGACTTGAAAGCATTTATAAGTGAACGGGTCAATAATGACTTTGTTAACACTTCTACCGATATTGCTCACTTTCGTCTGCTGTGGTTAAAAGACGAATTGACACGTAATGTTGAGTCTTGGTTATCTCCAACCTACCCCAATGGTAAGCCAAAACGCATTTTTCGCACTTCGGATATTATCGAAAAACAGAAGTATAAAGACTATGTACTTGATGAAATTCGATCAACAGAAGAGCAGATTCAAAGTTTAAAAAATTCATCAGAATTATTGCCAGACTCAATAGAAGGTAAAAAAGTAAGTAAATCAAAAGTAGCTGCCCAACCTTCTAATAATGCCTCTGGTGCTGACAATAGTCAACTTGGATTTGAAACCTATCTGATAGGAGATAATAAAACTGAACTTATGTCTATTCTTAAGAAAGAATATATAGGTTTGGAACCAAGATTCTATGCATACATGCTTGAGGCATTGATTCAGATGGGGCATATTACAGCAACAGCAACACAAAACAATAAAACTGCTTTGTGGAGAGCCTTGCAAGTTTCTTTTATGTTTAAATCTTCTCCACAGGGCCTTAATGCTGCTCTGAACCGTTTAAACCCTGAATTTAATGATGAAGATAAGCGTCAGATTGCTATTCATAAGCAACGAATAAAAGAATGGTTAAATCAACCCTAATTTGCTACTTCTTTGCTAATTATTTGCCGCAAAAAACGCAACTAATAGATTGCCCAATTTTGGCCTGTCATCAAATCGACAGGCTTTTATGTTTCTAGAAACTTCAATTGCAGAACTGGCGCGAGAGTTAGCCATAGTTAAAGCACAACAGGTAGAAACCCTACAACTTCTACGTAGCACAACTATCAGCACATCTACAGCTGACGAAAGGCCCGTTAGTACAGATGAAGCGGCTAAACGCTTTGGAATTGCCAAACAGACCCTTTATCAGAATGCTAAGAAAATTAAACATACCAAGCGGTTTGGTAGACTTTACTTCTACCCATCTGATTTACAGGCATATCTAAATGCGGGAGGGAGATAATATGAGTAATTTCATACGCCCTTATACGACAGTAGACATGCCATTATCATTCTCCGAATCCGATCTACAGCATTCGAACTTGTTTTACCGAAAAAAATAAAGGAACCGAATGAGTGCGCCACAATCAACGGTCCCTTTACTAGAAGATCGGGACAAATTTACGCATAATCCGAACGGCAAAAAGACGTCGATACCACGTGAGGATATAGTCAAGGAAATGGAGTTAAAGCCTCCTGAATCTAAATCGTCTGAGACTGACTTTGCCAGCATATTAGCTGGGGCAAGGGTAAGGCCTACCGATACAATTGAAGAAGATACAGCCTGTCTAACGATTCAACGAGAAGAAAAAACGTATATAGTAGGTACGTTAGGGAACATTACAACCGTTTCGGGTAGAGCAAAAGCCAAAAAGACATTCGCTGTTAGTTTCGCCATCGCTGCTGCTGTGTCCAGTACATTAGTTCTAAACAGAGTAATGGGTGCTCTGCCAAACAATAAATGTACGGTCCTACTCTTCGATACTGAGCAAAGTAAGCAGCATGTATTAAAGGTCGTAAAACGGATTTGTCGGCTATGTGGGATCAATGATCCGCCTAATCTACTGGTCTACTCTTTACGCCCATTTGCACCTGACGTTCGCCTAAAGGCCATTGATTATGCGATCAACAATACTCCTGGCCTCGGATTAGTCGTCATTGATGGAGTCCGAGACCTAGCGATCGATCCGGTTTTAGACGCTGAACAAGCCAGTGAAATTATGACCCACTTACTACAGTGGACCGACCGCTTAAATATCCATATTATGTGTGTACTGCATCAAAATAAGTCGGATACAAACCTTCGCGGTCATCTAGGCACCGAATTAGTCAACAAATCGGAAACGGTTATCACCGTAACCAGAGATGAAAAAAACCGTGATATATCCCATGTCAAAGCTGAGTATTGCCGGAATCAGGAATTTGAACCATTCTGCTTCGCTGTCGATGAAACAGGCTTGCCTTATTTAATTGATGATGTCCCTGACAATACAAATGCACGATATGGAAATCAGGGGCTAAGAAAAGTCAGTCCAGCAACAGCAGACAGCATGACCCCTGAAAACCTAAAAGCGATTGTCGAACGGGCTTTCAGCCAGGAGGATAAATTAGCTTATGGCCAACTGAGTACGAACATCATTGAAGCTTCCAAACATATAGGCGTCTCGTTGTCTCAATTACGTGCCCGGGAATTCATTCAGCGAATTGTCTTGAATAGTATGATAACCAAGTTTCGTCCTGAAAAAGCCAAGTGGGATTTCTACAAAATTACCCCAGATTCTAATCCTCAATCAGCCTTATAATCTATGTGTGTTACCTATGTGTGTTAGCGCCTATTATATATAGGCGCTAACACACATAGGTAACACAGTATGTCAAGCGTGTCAACACACACAGGTAACATAGGTAACACACTTAAGGTCAACAAATACGATAGACCATGTATAATACCTCAATTGACACCTTAGAACAACAACATGGTACAGCCATTCTTTCCGAATTGTGTGGAGAGCCATTGACCAGAAATCAACAATCAGTACGATTGCTCGACCAAACGAAACATAGTGCTGAAGTTTACTTTTCTGCTGATCAACAAGGCAAACCCTACATTCAGGATTTTCAGAATGGCAAACGGTATTACCCGGTTACAGCTTACAGCCTGTTCTATAATCTTGATTTCAATACGGCCAAAGCCCAACTGATTCAAGAGTATTATGGTGACACAGCAGTTGATAAGCCTAAGCCACGACCTGTTCAAGTAGCTATAGCCCCTCAGCCCGTTGATTATATTCCTATCGAATACTACCAGCGTTGCCAAACCCACTTTGAGCACAATGGGCTGTACGAGTACTTAAGCTTCACCTATGGCCTACAGGCAGCACAGGAAGTTTTTTCCCGCTACCGATTAGGTACTTCAAGACGCTGGCAGTATTACGGGTATCAAGCGACTTGCTTACCTCAATTTGATTATGCTTACCGGCTCTGCCAGATCAAGATTATTGTCTTTGATGCCATGAGCGGAAGGCGGGTAAAGAACCATCAGCAAGCCTTAGAATGGGATGTTAAAGCCAAACGCTATAAACCAACAGAACCCTTTACAGACAAGAGTAAAATTGTTGGCCGTTTCCTACCCTGCTATTCAAAAGCTAATCGGCCTAACCTTCAGCAATGCTTCTTTGGTGAACACCTACTAACGGAATACCCTAACAAAGCAGTGGCTATCGTAGAAGGCGAATCAACGGCTATTGTGTGTTCGATTATATGGCCGCAATACATCTGGTTAGCAACAGGCGGTAGCACGGGTGGTAGCTGGTATTCCCCTGAACGATTCCGTGTACTACGTGGTCGCAATGTGACCTTATGGCCTGACACGGGAAAGTATGATGACTGGTGTCAAAAAGCTGAAGCTTTACGGCCATTGGTCCAATCACTACATGTGACGGATTATGTCGAAAAGAATGCACCAGCAAGTATGACGAACATTGATCTGCGCGATCTACTAACCCGTCCGTGCTACTTCCCTGCTGATAGCGATCAAATTATTTACGGTGAAGTCTTAGCGAACGAACCCAATAATACTTATCCCGCTGAATGGGATGCTACACTTAAACCAATAATCAATCATGAGAAGAGCCCCCAAATTACCCATTTGTGAGAACTATGAAACGTACCTAGGCAATCCGGTAGCAGTCCTGTTCCGAAAAGATAACACCAGCCAAACAGAGCCTTGCCCTTTTTGCGCTCAACGCCATAAGCACGGCTACCCTGATGGGCATAGGAATGACCACTGTGGTGATAACGTAACGTTTAAACGTACCCGTTGGGGTTATCAGGAAGTTAAACTAACCCCTGATGAAATTATCGCTTCAGACGGTACAATTCTTAAACGTGCCAATGGCTACATCATCCGAACCAGATCAGACACAAATAATGAAACACCCAAACGACGCATTAATCAGCCTGGCCCTAGTGGTAGTCGACGTC
This window of the Spirosoma aerolatum genome carries:
- a CDS encoding transposase; the protein is MLYPQNLGTHLSLDETSLSQGELYTTLTNKAANGHKGSMVAIVAGTKADTVIEVLRKSPKNQRKKIKELTVNMGLIVKKCFPKPLR
- a CDS encoding ISAon1 family transposase N-terminal region protein; the encoded protein is MESFLPIIQFLLPEFILQNFELTSIDRQDGVFHVHIEEKMPTRMPPQRRNLLSKGFFSTITLQDFPIVGHQVFLHIKRRRWLNTKTGKGVYRDWTQVADGTRMTSEFAAFLKGISQYQPD
- a CDS encoding tyrosine-type recombinase/integrase, producing the protein MSKATVNLFFDKRASKAGEGVIKWLVCLDRKQRLFTTGQRVTTDEWAFLQASKNKLDNRIKDEEKRALWHRIYGDQFTDESGKKQTGYFKRAQDIVDQLGSQFSFDAFANDIVNYGKDKEVPVEQADVIAALQAQSAKMKKADRIGNAELFDLSAKSLRRFVDSFSDEERKEFLGIPLSHRKITEPRQPDILRFEHLTPNFLTTYEQWMQKHGNVRKPGVGASLTTIGIYLRHLRAVVNDAIEADIVPRNAYPFGPNGYVIPAGSNPKKALAKADIDKFKAYQPLPGTMEQRSHDLWLFTYYCNGINLTDICHLTWSQVDLKGGKLSFVRQKTSRSRKQNQTQIIAHLRPETLAIIDRWAIADKSPNSYVFPFLTSDMDARRRKDIVKQITLITNRWTRKIANSLGIEADTTTYSARHSFATVLLKSKASLAFISKSLGHTNLKTTESYLGSFDDEEAKSFLEAL
- a CDS encoding helix-turn-helix domain-containing protein, which translates into the protein MFLETSIAELARELAIVKAQQVETLQLLRSTTISTSTADERPVSTDEAAKRFGIAKQTLYQNAKKIKHTKRFGRLYFYPSDLQAYLNAGGR
- a CDS encoding AAA family ATPase gives rise to the protein MSAPQSTVPLLEDRDKFTHNPNGKKTSIPREDIVKEMELKPPESKSSETDFASILAGARVRPTDTIEEDTACLTIQREEKTYIVGTLGNITTVSGRAKAKKTFAVSFAIAAAVSSTLVLNRVMGALPNNKCTVLLFDTEQSKQHVLKVVKRICRLCGINDPPNLLVYSLRPFAPDVRLKAIDYAINNTPGLGLVVIDGVRDLAIDPVLDAEQASEIMTHLLQWTDRLNIHIMCVLHQNKSDTNLRGHLGTELVNKSETVITVTRDEKNRDISHVKAEYCRNQEFEPFCFAVDETGLPYLIDDVPDNTNARYGNQGLRKVSPATADSMTPENLKAIVERAFSQEDKLAYGQLSTNIIEASKHIGVSLSQLRAREFIQRIVLNSMITKFRPEKAKWDFYKITPDSNPQSAL
- a CDS encoding DUF6371 domain-containing protein, whose amino-acid sequence is MYNTSIDTLEQQHGTAILSELCGEPLTRNQQSVRLLDQTKHSAEVYFSADQQGKPYIQDFQNGKRYYPVTAYSLFYNLDFNTAKAQLIQEYYGDTAVDKPKPRPVQVAIAPQPVDYIPIEYYQRCQTHFEHNGLYEYLSFTYGLQAAQEVFSRYRLGTSRRWQYYGYQATCLPQFDYAYRLCQIKIIVFDAMSGRRVKNHQQALEWDVKAKRYKPTEPFTDKSKIVGRFLPCYSKANRPNLQQCFFGEHLLTEYPNKAVAIVEGESTAIVCSIIWPQYIWLATGGSTGGSWYSPERFRVLRGRNVTLWPDTGKYDDWCQKAEALRPLVQSLHVTDYVEKNAPASMTNIDLRDLLTRPCYFPADSDQIIYGEVLANEPNNTYPAEWDATLKPIINHEKSPQITHL